Below is a genomic region from Demequina sp. NBRC 110054.
GCGCTTCTTCATCTCGGATGAGCTGGGCCTTGACGCGGGCTTCAACATCGAGTTCCTGCAGAACAGCATGCGCGGGATCTTCGGCTCGGAGCCCGGGTTCGGCGGCATCCTGCACGCGATCTGGGGCACGCTCCTCATGACGATCGCGGCGACCGTCATCTCGGTGCCGATCGGCCTGCTCACCGCGATCTACCTGGTCGAGTACGGCAACGGTCGACTCAAGAAGGCCATCACCTTCTTCGTCGATGTCATGACGGGCATCCCGTCGATCGTCGCGGGTCTGTTCGCCTACTCGCTGTTCGCGATCATCGTCGGGCCGGGGACCAAGATGGGCATCGTCGGCGCGATCGCGCTGTCGGTGCTCATGATCCCGGTGGTCGTGCGCTCGTCCGAGGAGATGCTGCGCCTCGTGCCCAACGAGCTGCGCGAGGCCTCGTACGCGCTCGGCGTGCCGAAGTGGCTCACGATCCTCAAGGTCGTGCTGCGCACCTCGATCGCGGGCGTCACGACAGGCATCACGCTCGCGATCGCGCGCGTCATCGGTGAGACCGCCCCGCTGCTCGTCGCGGTCGGCGTGACCGACTCGATGAACTTCAACCTCTTCGACGGCCGCATGGCCTCGCTGCCCGTGTACATCATCTCGGAGTACGAGAAGGGCACCCTGCCCTGCAACACGGACACCTGCATCGGCGAGATCACGACCTACAACGCGTGGGGCGCCGCGCTGGTCCTCATCCTCATCGTCATGGCGCTGAACCTCATCGCGCGCCTCATCGCCCGCTACTTCTCGCCCAAGACCGGCCGCTGAGCCAGAACCGGAGACACCGTGTCCAAGCGCATCGACGTCAACAACCTCAACGTCTACTACGGCAACTTCCTGGCCGTCGAGGACGTGTCGCTTCAGATCGAGGCGAAGTCGGTCACCGCCTTCATCGGCCCGTCCGGCTGCGGCAAGTCGACCTTCCTCCGCACGCTCAACCGCATGCATGAGGTCATCCCCGGCGCCCGCGTCGAGGGCGAGGTCCTCATGGACGGCGTGAACCTCTACGACCCCAAGGTCGACCCGGTGACCGTCCGCCGCCACGTCGGCATGGTCTTCCAGCGTCCGAACCCGTTCCCCACGATGTCGATCGCCGAGAACGTGCTCGCGGGCTCGAAGCTCAACAACAAGCGCCTGTCGAAGAGCGACTCCGAGGACCTCGTCGAGTCGTCCCTCAAGGGCGCGAACCTGTGGGAGGAGGTCAAGGACCGCCTCGACAAGCCCGGCTCCTCGCTCTCCGGTGGTCAGCAGCAGCGCCTGTGCATCGCGCGTGCGATCGCGATCAAGCCCGAGGTCATCCTCATGGACGAGCCCTGCTCGGCCCTCGACCCGATCTCGACCCTCGCGATCGAGGACCTCATCCAGGAGCTCAAGTCCGAGTACACGGTCGTGATCGTGACCCACAACATGCAGCAGGCCGCGCGCGTGTCCGAGAAGACCGCGTTCTTCAACATCGCGGGCACCGGCAAGCCGGGCAAGCTCATCGAGATGGACGACACCACGACCATCTTCTCCGCGCCCGCCGAGAAGGCCACCGAGGACTACATCTCGGGCCGTTTCGGTTGATCCGCATCTCTGCGTGAAGG
It encodes:
- the pstA gene encoding phosphate ABC transporter permease PstA yields the protein MTATTTSSTATSNPFAGSISPARKFKNAGMTALIWLAFLAAVAPLVWLAVTVVINGSQRFFISDELGLDAGFNIEFLQNSMRGIFGSEPGFGGILHAIWGTLLMTIAATVISVPIGLLTAIYLVEYGNGRLKKAITFFVDVMTGIPSIVAGLFAYSLFAIIVGPGTKMGIVGAIALSVLMIPVVVRSSEEMLRLVPNELREASYALGVPKWLTILKVVLRTSIAGVTTGITLAIARVIGETAPLLVAVGVTDSMNFNLFDGRMASLPVYIISEYEKGTLPCNTDTCIGEITTYNAWGAALVLILIVMALNLIARLIARYFSPKTGR
- the pstB gene encoding phosphate ABC transporter ATP-binding protein PstB, which codes for MSKRIDVNNLNVYYGNFLAVEDVSLQIEAKSVTAFIGPSGCGKSTFLRTLNRMHEVIPGARVEGEVLMDGVNLYDPKVDPVTVRRHVGMVFQRPNPFPTMSIAENVLAGSKLNNKRLSKSDSEDLVESSLKGANLWEEVKDRLDKPGSSLSGGQQQRLCIARAIAIKPEVILMDEPCSALDPISTLAIEDLIQELKSEYTVVIVTHNMQQAARVSEKTAFFNIAGTGKPGKLIEMDDTTTIFSAPAEKATEDYISGRFG